The proteins below are encoded in one region of Bombus terrestris chromosome 7, iyBomTerr1.2, whole genome shotgun sequence:
- the LOC100644404 gene encoding protein MCM10 homolog codes for MDNDSDSDVNDILNDLLANGDTEENQELSQKETQKETLKELDFNFLDSTPKTIDGSKSTNPQEKSEVYDDTLDSSDDEDRRYFEEQKYSNYGRDIKTLLKKETIKKDEDRPLPRESSRTFDFSATKTNKNLNTVTNNAIVAAKDVYSDPFFGLRIVNPIISSAELKARMSDKVPVTVSKIKYHLNPEKMEKDWVIAGVLINKSTPKTSQKGSTYAIWKISDLSDNMNTVCLFMFSNAYKTLWKTTIGTVIGILNPNVLESKDNSDLATLSIDNPQRIMILGKSKDMGKCKSRKKNGEPCSSIINISRCEFCLYHIKREYKKCSRRAELQAFSNTQKFSIDMLKQKPQQKQKSFFNNMPEFNAVVAVKNKKLEEKDAKRLALLSGSQKINDSTINSLGNIKSQNVKTDISGQQIKRDFEQMNKSRGWKAAVLSQTSSVHKAPSSSTLTELNSCKNNNIGNKNLSSLSSNPRLGIGCLGGTIDLSEPITKRQINIAKNNAVKWIKENGKIKPKDPNKVRLSKEEKLEKGKKRPRESENDERQEAKKSNVLSDKFKEMMQTKSAHTDLIEKSYEQEQDKYFNKLEMKERMEEKMLTTYKVPCKAVRCLICKYTSFSASEMCKEQNHPLRVADAVKRFFKCGDCGNRTVSLDRIPLHSCIKCSSSNWTRTAMMDERKTNVSVTALSIRGDEETFIGSTTKDANLNLLVPDKDDK; via the coding sequence ATGGATAATGATAGTGATTCTGAcgtaaatgatattttaaatgatcTCTTAGCTAATGGTGATACAGAAGAAAATCAGGAATTATCTCAAAAAGAAACTCAAAAAGAAACTCTTAAAGAACTAGACTTTAATTTCTTAGACAGTACACCTAAAACAATTGATGGAAGTAAATCTACTAATCCCCAGGAAAAAAGTGAAGTTTATGATGATACCCTTGACTCTTCGGATGATGAAGACAGGCGTTACTTCGAGGAACAAAAATACTCCAATTATGGACGTGATAtaaaaactttattaaaaaaagaaactattaAAAAAGATGAGGATAGACCACTTCCACGTGAAAGCAGTAGAACATTTGATTTCAGTGCAACaaaaaccaataaaaatttaaatacagtAACAAATAATGCTATTGTTGCAGCAAAAGATGTTTATAGTGATCCATTTTTTGGATTAAGAATTGTTAATCCAATAATTTCTTCAGCAGAGCTGAAAGCACGTATGAGTGACAAAGTACCTGTTACcgtatcaaaaataaaatatcatcttAATCCAGAAAAAATGGAGAAAGACTGGGTAATTGCAGgagtattaataaataaatctacaCCAAAAACTTCTCAAAAAGGAAGTACATATGCTATATGGAAAATAAGCGATTTATCTGATAATATGAATACTGTGTGCCTTTTTATGTTTAGTAATGCATATAAAACACTATGGAAAACTACTATTGGGACTGTGATAGGTATTCTTAATCCAAATGTCTTGGAATCTAAAGATAATTCTGATTTAGCAACATTATCAATTGATAATCCTCAGAGGATCATGATACTTGGTAAATCTAAAGATATGGGAAAATGCAAATCCAGGAAAAAGAATGGAGAACCGTGTAgttctattataaatattagtCGTTGTGAATTTTGTTTATATCACATCAAGCGAGAATACAAGAAATGCTCTCGCAGAGCAGAATTACAGGCATTTAGTAATACTCAGAAATTTTCAATAGATATGTTAAAACAAAAACCAcagcaaaaacaaaaatcattTTTCAACAATATGCCTGAATTTAATGCTGTTGTtgctgtaaaaaataaaaaattagaagaaaaagatGCCAAACGATTGGCATTACTTTCAGGAAGCCAGAAGATTAATGATTCAACTATTAATAGTTTAGGTAATATAAAAAGTCAAAATGTGAAAACAGATATATCAGGACAACAAATAAAAAGAGACTTTGAACAAATGAATAAGTCGAGAGGTTGGAAAGCTGCTGTATTATCACAAACATCTTCAGTCCACAAGGCACCCTCTTCATCTACGTTAACAGAGTTAAATTCCtgcaaaaataataatataggaaACAAAAATTTGTCTTCTCTATCTTCAAATCCTCGCTTAGGTATTGGTTGTCTTGGAGGAACGATAGATTTGTCAGAGCCTATAACTAAAAGACAAATTAACATAGCTAAAAATAATGCTGTAAAATGGatcaaagaaaatggaaaaattaaacCTAAAGATCCTAACAAAGTACGTTTGAGTAAAGAAGAGAAActagaaaagggaaaaaaacgTCCAAGAGAATCAGAAAATGATGAAAGGCAAGAAGCAAAGAAATCAAATGTACTGTcagataaatttaaagaaatgatGCAAACTAAATCTGCTCATACTGATCTCATTGAAAAATCTTATGAACAGGAGCaagacaaatatttcaataagctagaaatgaaagaaagaatggAAGAGAAAATGTTGACTACTTATAAGGTTCCTTGTAAAGCTGTTAGAtgtttaatttgtaaatatacgTCTTTTTCTGCTTCTGAAATGTGCAAAGAGCAGAATCATCCATTGCGTGTTGCTGATGCGGTGAAAAGATTCTTCAAATGCGGAGATTGTGGAAATAGAACAGTGAGTTTAGACAGAATACCTTTGCATAGTTGTATAAAATGCAGCAGTTCAAATTGGACAAGGACTGCAATGATggatgaaagaaaaacaaatgttTCCGTCACCGCATTATCCATTCGCGGAGATGAGGAAACTTTTATAGGATCAACGACTAAAGATGCCAATCTTAATCTCTTAGTACCAGATAAGGATGACAAGTAg